Genomic DNA from Sphingobium sp. WTD-1:
TGGACAACGGGCAAGATCGACTGCGTGCGCCATCTTCCAGTTGGCTGGCGCGTCGTGAAATTGGTCGATGTCGCCCGTCTGGAAAGTGGCCACACGCCCGACCGAAAGAAGCCTGAATATTGGGATGGCGGTGATGTCGAGTGGATATCACTTCACGACACGCAGAATCTTGGGCGGTGTGAAATCAGCAAGACCGAGATGCGCATCACGCAGGCGGGCCTTGCGAACTCGTCGGCTCGGTTACTGCCAGCCGGAACGGTCTGCTTCTCGCGGACGGCCACTGTGGGCAAGTGCGTCATCATGCCCAAATCCATGGCGACCAGCCAAGACTTCGCGAACTTCATCTGCTCGCCAGCCTTGAACAACCGCTATCTGCTGCACCTCATGCGCTGGATGCAGCCGGTATGGAAAGCCTTGGCCAGTGGCAGCACGCACAAGACGATCTACATGCCGACCTTCAAGGCGTTGCAGATCATCCTCCCGCCGCGTGTCGAACAGGACCAGATCGCCGCGACCATGGATAGCTTCGTTAACATGGCCGAGAGCCATGCGGCGTCCTTGACCCATTTGCGATCATTAAAGGCAAATCTCATGTCGGACCTTCTTTCCGGTCGTGTGCGGGTGCCTGCATGAGCGAATACCGTCTTGCCGAAAAGCCCGCGCTAGATGCGCTGGTTGCCATGGGCTGGCAGGCGCTGTCGCCCGCCGACGCATTGGCGATGCGGCAGGAAGAGAACCGGGTCATCCTGAAACCCGTGCTGGTCGAGGCTTTGCGCGACCTAAACGGTATCGGCCTGAACGATGCCGAAGCCATTTATGCCGACCTTGCCACCCGCTCGGACAATGAGCAATGGCAGAAGGATTTGCGCGGAAACTATTCCCGGCGGCTGGAGGGAGCCAAACAAGATCAGGCCATTACCCTCATCGATTTCAAGCAGCCGGGCCGCAACCGCTACCATGTCGTGCGCCAGTTCCGCATTGCCGCCCAGCGGCCGCGCATCGCCGACATCGTGCTATTTGTGAACGGCATCCCGCTGGTCGTGATCGAAGCGAAATCGCCGCTCAAGACCACGGCCAAGGCCGAAGAAGCATTCGAGCAGATCAAGCAATATGAGCGCGATATTCCGCGCCTGTTCGCGTCCAATGCCTTTAACATCGTCACGGATGGCATTGCCACCCTCTATGGTGCGACCGGCGCGTCGTCGCAGTTCTACGCTCCATGGCCGGACGCATGGCCGCGCACCCCTGCTGACTTCCCTGATGATCTGAACAAAGACCTGTGGTGCTTGTGTGAGCCATCGCGCCTGCTAGACCTGCTGGCGCATTTCATCGTGTTCGAAACCGATCCGGAAACGGGCCGCAAGATCAAGAAGGTCTGCCGCTATCAACAGTTCCGCGCGGTTAACAAAGCGACGGATCGCGTCGCCGAAGGCGAGCACCGGAAGGGACTGATCTGGCATACCCAGGGATCGGGCAAGAGCCTGACAATGGTTTTCCTGGCGCTCAAACTGAAGACACACCTAACGCTGGAGGCGGCCAACCTCGCCAATCCCAACATCCTAGTGTTGACTGATCGCATCGATCTAGCCCGGCTTATTCATGAGCCCGCTGCACTGGGGTATTTCGGGTTTGGTGGGTCGGTTGCCGCGTGATCTGGGCGAGCGCCAGCGCCGGCGTTTTTCACCGCAGCAGGAGCAAAGGGCTTTTCGAGGTTGATGGACGAGGGCTCGGGCTTTCGGCGGCACTGCCGCACTGGCTATGTCGGTGCTGGCCGGAGACTGGTGGCGATTGCTTTGAACACGTCGGCCTCCGGGCAGGCTGACGCGAAGGCGAGACGGATACGCGAGGAGGTTTCGATGACGCGGGCAGCCACCTTGAGCAGCCGCAAGCGTAGCGTTGCGAACTCGGCCGTGGCCAGCGCGGTGGTCTTGGGGATCGCCTGCTGGACGCGCCACAACAGCCAGTAGGCGGCGGTGTGTAGGATGAGGCGCATTTGATTGGCATTGGCTGAGCGGCACGAGGTGCGATCGCTGGCGAGTTGAGCCTTGTGGCGCTTGATCAGGTTTTCGGCTTGGCCGCGCGCGCAGTAAAGCGTGTCGTAGATATGCTCGGCCGAGCCTTCGGTCAGCGAGGTGACGACGTAGCGGATATCCATGCCCAGCGTGCTGGCCTCGATCCGGGCGACGACGCGGCGCTGGCAGTTCCAGCTCTTTGCGCCGTAGTGCGTCTCGGCATAGTTGCGCAGGACCGGATACTGGGCCGTGGCCCGCTTGACCGCGCAGGCGTCTGCGATGGCAACGATGACCGGATCAGCACGTAGCGCGGCATTGGTCGGCAAGCCGAACACGTAATCGACGCGGTGGGCCTCGCAGAAGGCCATGACTTCGGGGCGGCCATAATGCCCGTCGCCGCGGAAGGTGATGTGCGTTTCTGGCCAGTACCGGCGGATATGACGCACCAGGCGCCGGATGTGGCCGGCAGCTTCGGCGCCTGACGGCGTCTTACCGGTGCGCAGCAGCATCGCGACCGGACGACCGGTCGCGGTGTCGTACACATGGATCGGCAGGAAGCAGCGCTCACCGTGATGCCCGTTCCAGAAGGACAACTGCTGATAGCCGTGCACGACATCGCAGGTGTCATCGATGTCCAGCGTCACCGCCACTGGTGGAGCCGGATAGCTGGCGCAGTAGACGCCGATCATCTCGGCCATCATCCTGGCCAGCTCACGCGTGGTCGGAGCATTCTCCCAGCGGCTCATCGTCGGTTGGCTGGCAAGCCCCGCGCCCGATCCCGGCAACTTGCCCAGCGCCAGGCGGAAGCCCGGATCGTCGCGCAGGGCGTCGAGATCATCGGCATCTTCATAGCCGCACGCGATCGCGAACACCCGGGCACGTAGGATGTCATCGAGGCGATGGATCACCCGCGTCGGGTCACGCGGATCGGCAATGCAACCCGCAAGCCGCCGGCAGAGCCCCATCGCGCGCTCGGCCTGCGCAAGCAGCAGAACGCCGCCGTCCGAGGTCAGTCGGCCACCGTCAAACGCGGCTGTGATCTTCTTCCCGCCGACCGCTGGGAATCGGAATGAAGTTGCGATATCGTCTTTCATGGCGGGTGTGGCCTGTGGCATTTTCTGCCCTGCAGCAGGGCCGGCGTAGACACCCAGTTCCTAATTCAGATCAGAGGCTTATGCCACTCCCGCCAACCCTTCAGGCCCCCGTCGGTGAATAAGACGGGCTAGACGATCAGATCAGCAAGACCTTCGTCGGCTGCGGCCTACCCAACCCAACACAATGCGGATCAGTGACGGCGCTGCGCGAGGCTGTGAACCGAGGCGGCAACGGTCAAATCCTGCTGTCCACAATCTTCAAGTTCGCGGGATCGAAGGAACCGATTCCCAACTCGGCCAACTGGATCGTGCTGGTGGACGAATGCCATCGCACCCAAGAAAAAGACCTCGGCGCCTATTTGCAGGCAACTTTGCCGGATGCCCATTTCTACGGTTTCACAGGCACGCCTGTTGATTTCCACTGAGAAGTGACCCGGGTAGGGCATAAATTTCCACTGAGAATTGACCCATGTTGAACTCGTCCCTGGCTTTGGCAAGCGAGGGTATATGGAGTGTTGGACATGGCGTTATTGAGCGTTATCCGGCGCTGGCATTTTCGCGATCATCTGCCGATCCGGGAGATAGCACGGCGCACCGGACTATCACGCAACACGATCCGCAAATATTTGCGGTCCGAGACGATCTATCCGCTTTTCAAGGTGCCTGATCGACCAAGCAAACTGGACCCATTTGCTGAGCATCTGGCGGCCTGGCTACGGCGCGATATGGGCCGATCGCGCAAGCAGAAGCGCACGATCAAGCAGTTTCACGCCGATCTGGTGAGCCTGGGTTATGAAGGATCCTACAACCGGGTTGCCGCTTTTGCTCGGGACTGGCGCGAAGATTATCGGCGCCAGCAACAGATTGGCGGGCGTGGGACATTCGTGCCCCTGTCGTTTGCGCCGGGGGAAGCTTTCCAGTTTGATTGGAGTGAGGACTGGGCAATCATTGCCGGGGTTCGGACCAAGCTGCAGGTCGCGCATTTCAAGCTCAGTTACAGCCGGGCATTCATCGTGCGCGCCTACCTGCTGCAAACCCATGAGATGCTGTTCGACGCCCATAATCACGCCTTCCGCGTGCTGGGCGGCGTGCCGCGCCGGGGTATCTATGACAATATGCGCACGGCCGTCGACAAGGTCGGGCGTGGCAAGGAACGCACCGTCAACGCACGCTTCCTGACGATGGTCAGCCATTATCTGTTTGAAGCCGAGTTCTGTAACCCGGCTGCGGGATGGGAAAAGGGGCAGGTCGAGAAGAATGTCCAGGATGCGCGGCACCGTCTGTGGCAACCCACGCCGCAGGCCGAGAGCCTTGATGAGTTGAACCTGTGGCTGGAGGAGCGCTGCAAGGCGTTATGGGAGGACATCCCTCACGGGATCGAACCCGGGTCGGTTGCCAATGCCTGGGCCGATGAATCTGAGTGTCTGATGGTTGCGGGCAGGCCCTTCGATGGTTTTGTGGAATATCGCAAACGGGACTGTCAGGATTTCCGTGTGCGGCCGGGCGGTTGATCATCAGGCCGCCATGGCTCTGATGAAACGTTCGCCGAAGATCACGGCAAATTGCGCCTTCGCCATGGTCCACTCACGTGGTGGCATCTTCCACTCTTTCTCCGACCGATTCAAGATCAGGTAGAGCAGCTTGGTGGCGGCCTCGTCGCTGGGGAAGTGTCCCCTGGCCCTGACAGCCCGCCTGAGCTTCGAGTTCAAAGCTTCGATGGCGTTCGTAGTGTAGATGATCCGGCGGACCTCGTCGGGGAACGCAAAAAACGGGATCACCTCGCCCCAGGCGCGCCGCCAGCTCTGGCCGATGGCGGGATAGCGCTGCCCCCAAGGGCCAGCCTCAAATGCTGTCAGCGCCTTTTCGGCGGCATCTGCGTCGGTGGCACGGTAAATCTCCTTGAGCGCGCTGGCGAGGTTCTTTCGGTCCTTCCAGGAGACGAAGTCCATCGAGTTGCGCAGCAGGTGAACGATGCAGGTCTGGACGATCGCATCGGGGAACACTGCGGTGATCGCATCGGGAAAGCCCTTCAGGCCGTCAACGACGGCCAGCAGGATGTCTTCAACGCCACGGTTGCGAAGCTCGTTCATCACCCGAAGCCAGAACTTGGCACCCTCATTCTGCTCGAGCCACAAGCCGAGCACCTCCTTTGCGCCGTCGGCGCGGACGCCCAGCGCAATGTGGATCGCCTTGTTGCGCACCATGCCCTCGTCGCGGATCTTGACCCGGATCGCGTCGAAGAAGACCAGCGGGTAAACCGGATCGAGCGGCCGCTGCTGCCAAGTGGCGACCTCATCGAGCACGGCGTCGGTCACCGTGCTAATCAAATCGGGTGAGACGTCGATGCCGTATAGATCGTGCAGGTGCCTGGTGATCTCGCGGGTGCTCATGCCGCGCGCGTACATCGACACGATCTTGTCGTCGAAGCCGGGAAAGCGGCGTTGATACTTGGCGATCAACTGCGGGTCGAAGCTCGACTGGCGATCGCGCGGCACGTCGATCGCCAACTTGCCGGTGTCGGTCATTACCGTCTTCCGACCGTAGCCGTTGCGCATGTTGCCGGCGCCGTCTTCGCCAGCGAGGTGGTGATCCATCTCCGCATTCAGGGCACGCTCTGTCAGCGCCTTCTTCAGCGAATCGAGCAGACCGCCCTGCTCGAAGGCGGCACTGGCAGCGCCGCCCGCCAAAAGCTGATCGAGAAGCTCATTCGGTATGGCAGGTTCTTTGCGTCGTGACATAGTGGGACTCCTTGTTGCCCATTATGCCCGGCCGCACACGGAAATCCTGACAGTCCCTCGCAAACGGGTATCGCCGACGTGCCTCATCCATTTTGAGCGCAATCGCTACAGCGTACCGGCCTCTTTCGCCAATCGCACTGTCAGCCTGCGCGTCTATCCTGATCGCTTCCAGGTCGTCGCCGAGGGGCAGCCAATCTGCGCACATCAGCGCATCATCAACCGCTCTCACGACGGTCCAGGTCATACGGTTTATGACTGGCGCCATTATCTGGCGGTCGTGCAGCGCAAGCCCGGCGCCCTGCGCAACGGTGCGCCCTTCCTTGAGCTACCCGATGCGTTCCAGCGTCTGCAGCGACATCTGTTGCGCAATCCCGGCGGCGACAGGGAAATGGTCGAAATACTGGCGCTGGTTCTTCATCATGATGAGCAACTGGTGCTGACGGCGGTCACCATGGCGCTGGAGGCTGGCGTTCCGACCAAGACCCATATCCTCAATCTGCTCTATAGGCTGGTCGACGGAAAACCGATCTCCACGCCACCGGTGACGGCGCCCCAGGCGCTCCAACTGGTCAGCGAGCCGGTGGCCAATGTCGAACGCTATGATGATCTGCGCAAGGAGAAGCGTCATGCGTCATGACCCTGCCAGCGGCGCCATCGTTGTCATGCTCCGCAGCCTCAAGATGCATGGCATGGCGCAGGCCGTCACCGATCTCATGGAACAGGGATCTCCAGCCTTCGAAGCCGCCATCCCGATCCTCTCCCAGTTGCTCAAAGCCGAGACAGCAGAACGGGAGGTTCGATCTGTGGCCTATCAGCTCAAGATCGCGCGCTTCCCTGTCTATCGCGATCTGGCCGGCTTCGACTTTACCAGTAGCGAGGTCAATGAAGCTCTGGTGCGTCAGTTGCATCGCTGCGACTTCATCGACATCGCCGACAATATCGTGCTGGTCGGCGGTCCTGGCACCGGCAAGAGCCATGTGGCAACGGCGCTGGGCATCCAGGCCATCGAACATCATCGAAAGCGCGTCCGCTTCTTCTCGACGGTCGAACTGGTCAATGCGCTCGAGCAGGAAAAAGCACAGGGCAAGGCCGGTCAGATCGCCAATCGCCTCCTGCACTCCGATCTCGTTATC
This window encodes:
- a CDS encoding restriction endonuclease subunit S; amino-acid sequence: MGETLLSKNLTGDGIPVFSANTDEGPWGYTSNNRRRLHRGDIVIGARGSVGYPRRPNFDAFTCTQTTIAVEPDHAVVDSEYLHHALCAADILGIASQQAVPMLTIGALSPLEITLPPLDEQRRIAEVLRSVDEAIAVTQATYDGIVTTQAAVFETFLQSGNLISDGQLIAGWTTGKIDCVRHLPVGWRVVKLVDVARLESGHTPDRKKPEYWDGGDVEWISLHDTQNLGRCEISKTEMRITQAGLANSSARLLPAGTVCFSRTATVGKCVIMPKSMATSQDFANFICSPALNNRYLLHLMRWMQPVWKALASGSTHKTIYMPTFKALQIILPPRVEQDQIAATMDSFVNMAESHAASLTHLRSLKANLMSDLLSGRVRVPA
- a CDS encoding type I restriction endonuclease codes for the protein MSEYRLAEKPALDALVAMGWQALSPADALAMRQEENRVILKPVLVEALRDLNGIGLNDAEAIYADLATRSDNEQWQKDLRGNYSRRLEGAKQDQAITLIDFKQPGRNRYHVVRQFRIAAQRPRIADIVLFVNGIPLVVIEAKSPLKTTAKAEEAFEQIKQYERDIPRLFASNAFNIVTDGIATLYGATGASSQFYAPWPDAWPRTPADFPDDLNKDLWCLCEPSRLLDLLAHFIVFETDPETGRKIKKVCRYQQFRAVNKATDRVAEGEHRKGLIWHTQGSGKSLTMVFLALKLKTHLTLEAANLANPNILVLTDRIDLARLIHEPAALGYFGFGGSVAA
- a CDS encoding IS1380 family transposase is translated as MPQATPAMKDDIATSFRFPAVGGKKITAAFDGGRLTSDGGVLLLAQAERAMGLCRRLAGCIADPRDPTRVIHRLDDILRARVFAIACGYEDADDLDALRDDPGFRLALGKLPGSGAGLASQPTMSRWENAPTTRELARMMAEMIGVYCASYPAPPVAVTLDIDDTCDVVHGYQQLSFWNGHHGERCFLPIHVYDTATGRPVAMLLRTGKTPSGAEAAGHIRRLVRHIRRYWPETHITFRGDGHYGRPEVMAFCEAHRVDYVFGLPTNAALRADPVIVAIADACAVKRATAQYPVLRNYAETHYGAKSWNCQRRVVARIEASTLGMDIRYVVTSLTEGSAEHIYDTLYCARGQAENLIKRHKAQLASDRTSCRSANANQMRLILHTAAYWLLWRVQQAIPKTTALATAEFATLRLRLLKVAARVIETSSRIRLAFASACPEADVFKAIATSLRPAPT
- a CDS encoding DEAD/DEAH box helicase family protein, with product MSKTFVGCGLPNPTQCGSVTALREAVNRGGNGQILLSTIFKFAGSKEPIPNSANWIVLVDECHRTQEKDLGAYLQATLPDAHFYGFTGTPVDFH
- a CDS encoding IS256-like element ISSpwi2 family transposase — translated: MSRRKEPAIPNELLDQLLAGGAASAAFEQGGLLDSLKKALTERALNAEMDHHLAGEDGAGNMRNGYGRKTVMTDTGKLAIDVPRDRQSSFDPQLIAKYQRRFPGFDDKIVSMYARGMSTREITRHLHDLYGIDVSPDLISTVTDAVLDEVATWQQRPLDPVYPLVFFDAIRVKIRDEGMVRNKAIHIALGVRADGAKEVLGLWLEQNEGAKFWLRVMNELRNRGVEDILLAVVDGLKGFPDAITAVFPDAIVQTCIVHLLRNSMDFVSWKDRKNLASALKEIYRATDADAAEKALTAFEAGPWGQRYPAIGQSWRRAWGEVIPFFAFPDEVRRIIYTTNAIEALNSKLRRAVRARGHFPSDEAATKLLYLILNRSEKEWKMPPREWTMAKAQFAVIFGERFIRAMAA
- the istB gene encoding IS21-like element helper ATPase IstB, with protein sequence MRHDPASGAIVVMLRSLKMHGMAQAVTDLMEQGSPAFEAAIPILSQLLKAETAEREVRSVAYQLKIARFPVYRDLAGFDFTSSEVNEALVRQLHRCDFIDIADNIVLVGGPGTGKSHVATALGIQAIEHHRKRVRFFSTVELVNALEQEKAQGKAGQIANRLLHSDLVILDELGYLPFSASGGALLFHLLSKLYERTSVIITTNLSFSEWATVFGDAKMTTALLDRLTHHCHILETGNDSFRFKNSSAKQARTQRRKPRVDPTMTPET